In the genome of Stomoxys calcitrans chromosome 4, idStoCalc2.1, whole genome shotgun sequence, the window TGCATGCTGACTTTATTGTTTTTTCGCTCCTTTGTCACCGGGTCATGGGTGATGATGCGGGCAGTTGGTTTGATAATGTAATGGATGGCATAGAAAATGATACAATTGTTGACTTCTGTGAAAGAGAAATAGAAAGCAAATGGTTACTTTAAACCAGGGGCGTAGGCAGGAATTTATTTGGGGGGGGGCATATTAAAACTACAAAACTCTCATAAGTACGTTCAAGCGGTAACATTCGAAAAATGGGAACTTGGGAGGGGGAGGCGGCGATAGGCACCCCCCCTGACTACCTCCCTGCCTTAAACCATGTTATGTGTTACCTTCATTACCTTGATCATGCTGTGTTCCATAAAAATCTTTCAGCATTTCTACGATTTCATGATCCACAACATCTTTCAGTAGGCACATGAGAACATTACTAAAGTGCTCCCACCTTGTATGCAAATTATTGGCTGTCTCTGGGCTTTCCATTGAGAAATCCATTTCAAtctaaaaagaaataataattttttttgaatacctgggtgatttttttttatgtttcaaCCTACCAATTTATGCCCAAAGGTTTGTCGATACAGGGGCCACTCCTCAAGAATCTTTGATAAATTGTTTTGTTCAATAAACGCCAGTCTTATGACATGCGTTGACTTCCATTTCTGCATAATCTCATCCATAGGTTTCAAATATTGTTGCAGCCATAAGCGATCTTCAGCTTGCTGATCTAAAGTAGAAAGGAAAGTAGATTTATATAAACAAGACACTGATAGTACCCGTGCtgctatatggttctgaagcatgggtacttgtgaaagcagatgaggcagtgtttggagtatttgagagaaagattcttcgtaaaatatatggaccaggcgttaacggagaatataggcgacgtatgaaccacgagctgtatgagcaaagaagtcttttgaaggcaaacacggttgtacacgcaaactgggaagaccaaaaacccaatggaaagatcaagttgtggaagacacctcgaaacttggtgtcagaaattttagaatgagcgcagaagatcgaggcgcttggaacgctattctacgttcggctagtggaacaaatattctgtcatagccaattaaagtaagtaaaagatttatgtaaataattaaaagtgtgctaagttcggccgaggcgAACCATGTTTACTTCTAAGTAATTCTACAAATGAAGTTCGTGGATGGCATATGTGTACCAAAATTCTTATTCTAGCTCTTCTTGCGTTTATTCTGATGCCTGAAACCCCGGAGCAGTTTGTGTAAAATCTGTTCATTTATTTCTTACTCATAGGCTGATCATTATTTCAGTAGTCAGTTGTTCggcgctgaaaattttgaagaagttTCTGTAGCTCCCAAAAGCTCCCAAATGTTTGAAGACCCACTGGGAAGGAGATGAATCTCCAATCACCATTCCCCAAAATAACCAGTATTGTGAGCGTCCGATCAAAGATCACAGGAACAACCTGTGTTGTTAGCGTCCGAAAACCTATACAACTCCCGCAGCAACAAACTCCCACTGAGATTCATCTTCTCCAATAACAACGTGATGCTATCTTTAGATTTAATACCTATTTACTAACGGGCCATTCATTTGATGTCTTATTGATTCTCCTTTTACTACAGCTAACTGCCCGATTATTACTTTTTAAAAAGTTATATTTTTAAACCACAAATCGTAACTTAAAGCTACTTTCCGTCTTTAACTATGGTTCAATGTAGTCTTGTCCTAAGGTCAATTTACTAGCTtttaacgatattttgaccttttttagattttttctgcaataataagacgcaaagttaaggatttggtaaactaccatttaaaataaaaaatccttaacatcaagaaaattattttttctccaaagagaatgttttcttaaaaagttggaaaatgtaaaatttttttcagtgtatcttCAAACAGTTCAAATTGagtatactttatgaggtcgaaGATCGAgatgttagaaacggaatgactatttattatggtggtgggtatacaaatcggTCACTGTTACGCTGCAAACAGAAATGTTACACTGGAAAAAAGGTTGTActaattttaaagatatatTGAACTGAATTTAagaatgccaaattttttaactttttttcttaacttaagatgtttttttctccaaagtggAGTCATGGAGTTTAATGACCATGAGAATTATGTAAGGCAGAGAGTTTTGATGAAGAAAGATCCAACTGGTCCTTGGACATAgacacactcagagaaatttgttggtAGAAGCACCAAAatatgctgaaaatgggacagcagtaattttttgccaaatcagCCAAACATTTTCTGCGGTTGTCGGAtggcaaaaaattgaaaatagtcTAAAAATGTCattactccatcaaaaatttttatattgcaTGTTATCCCTTAATTTAAGGGGCATACAGCATACGTATTTCTCGAATTTTCTacatgataatttttttttaatgattttaaataacagcagacaaaataactactacaagtaagagcgtgctaagttcggccgggccgaatcttatataccctcccaccattgatagcatttgtcgagttctatgcgcggtatctctttttaggcaaacaaagaatattgaataagaactgttatgctattggagctatataaagttatagtccgactcggaccataaatgaatgctgaacattgcagaagtcattgtgtaatatttcagttcattcggataagaattgcgccttgtaggggctcaagaagcaaaatcgggtgataggtttctatggcagctgtatcaagctattgatcgattcagaccatattagacacgtatattgtaggtcatgagagaagctgttgtacaaaatttcagccaaatcggatgaaaattgcgccctctagaggttcaagaagtcaagatcccagatcagtttatatggcagctatatcaggttctataccgatttacgccatactttgcacagttattggaagtcataagaaaacacctcatgcaaaattttagccaaatcggatgagaattgcgcgctctgttggctcaagaagtcatgatccaagatcgatttatatgacagctataccagattatgaaccgatttgaatcatttgcacatttgaattgcgccctccagatgctatagatatcaaatcgggagatcgatttatatgggagatataccaggttatcgaccgattcaaaccatatttggcacacatgcaaaaatttcaagcaccccagctttactccttcgaaattgagcgtgctttcaacagacagacacaaATGTTCAGTGCAACGACGTTTTCTATGATCATCAAGagatgtgctgagtatgatccaaatcggttgaaaatcagatatattggttgcccaaaaagtaattgcggattttttaaaagaaagtaaatgcatttttaataaaacttagaatgaagtttaatcaaatatacttttttacacttttttctaaagcaagctgaaagtaacagctgataactgacagaagaaagaatgcaattacaaagtcacaagctgtgaaaaaatttgtcaacgccgactatatgaaaaatccgcaattactttttgggcaacctaatagctcccatatgaaccgattaccCGTTTATACttcttgacgttctgagtcgatctacccaCGTCCGACcgtcgtccatctgtcgaaatcacgataatggTCGtacgcgcaaagctagccgcttgaaattttccacagatacttaattttgACGTGGGTCGTTGGGGCttgaaaatggaccatatcggttcagatttagatatagatcacatataaaccgatcttccgatttgactccttgagcccctggaagccgcaattttggaccgatttggctgaaatttttcatatggtgttccgttatgactttgactgtgactagtacggtccaaatcggtctataatctgatatagctcccatataaaccgatctcccaattagacttcttgagcccctggaagccgcaatttttgaccgatttggatgaaatttagtatgtagtgttccgatatgacttccaacaattgtgccaagtacgatccaaatcggtctataatctgatatagctcctatataaaccaatctctcgatttgacttcttgagcacctggaagccacaattcttgtccgatttggctgaaatttagtatatagtgttccgttatgacttccaacaaccgtaccaagtacggtccaaatcggtctataaccggatatagctcccatataaaccgatctcccgatttgacttcttgagcccctggaagccgcaattttgtccgatttgtctgaaattttgcacctagtgttctattatgacttccaacaattgtgccgagtacggtccaaatcggtctataaccggatatagctcccatataaaccaatctcccgatttcacttcttgagtccttaaaagccgaaatttgtatccgatttggctgaaatttagaatgaggtgttctgttatgacttccaacaattgtgccaagtacggtccaaatcggtctataaccggatatagctcccatataaaccgatctcccgatttgactttttgagcctctggaagccgcaatttttgtccgattcggctgaaatttagaatgaggtgttctgttatgacttccaacaattgtgccaagtacggtccaaatcggtctataaccggatatagctcccatataaaccgatctcccgatttgacttcttgagcccctggaagccgcaatttttgtccgatttggctgaaatttagtaggtagtgttccattatgacttccaaaaattgttccgagtacggtgcaaatcggtctataaccggatatagctcccatataaaccgatcttccgatttgacttcttgagcccctggaagccgcaatttttgtccgatttggctgaaatttagtatgtagtgttccattatgacttccatcaattgtgccgagtacggtccaaatcggtctataaccggatatagctcccatataaaccaatctcccgatttaacttcttgagcccctggaagccgaaatttttgtccgatttggctgaaatttagaatgaggtgttctgttatgacttccaacaactgtgccaagtacggtccaaatcggtctataaccggatatagctcccacgtaaatcggtctaaagctttacttttgctggtttgacagaagcttggtatgtagaataaaattatgccctttaactaaatttaatttgcatacattttcagcagaatccttggcggtgggtacccaagattcgacccggccgaacatggcacgcttttacttgtttttgtatcaaATGTATTACCTGTTTCGTTAATTGCTGGCGCAGATAGACGCTGCTTTTTGCACTGTGTCATGGCGATAACTTCCAAACCTTTTCTCTTGAGTTGGGAAATGGTATTGTgatattttctaaataaaattcCACCAGGTTTTTTCCCCCTCTCCTTGGAGTAATAAGTCTCCTGTAGAAgacaaattgttaaaaaaaataaatttttaaaattaaatcgcaAAAACAGATGAACTTTGTTCAACattaagaaaaacttttttttatttaccttaCTCTCATTGGGAAACAATTGTATTATATTATCGGCTATAACTTCAAAATCCTCTGGTTTTGCTCTGATTTCATTTTCAAACATATAATTGATAATGCAGGCAGAGACCATATAGGAGTGCTTCTGTGTTAGATTGTCATGCTTCTCATAGTGATTCAATAGTTGACGGCCATCATAGCTCTTACTGAGGATTTTCGCTACCGGTAGCTTTAAATCAAATACCGATTTGCATAATGGTGTAAATAGTATTGGATTGGGTTCCTCGGAATTTGCTTCCTCgtctagggaaaatttaatgCTCGGTTTGGCGTATTCCATCATATCGTAGCAGCCCACCTTTTTTAgtttcttggcatagttgtaaTATTTGAGGTATAAAATGCCTCCTGGTTTTTTACCACGTTCCGGTGGCACATAGTAGATATCCTAAAAGTAAATTCTCCTCAAGATAATTCTCTattcgaaaacaacaacaagaaaacacTAGCCTACCTTATCTTCGGTTTTGAAGCACTTGACTATGTTCTCTGCCATGGCTTCTATATTCTCACGCTTtggtataatttttttctcaaccAGATACTCTACCAAGGAGGTAGCCAAGAGGACTCTCATTTTTGGAGTTAAAATGGAATTTTTCTCATAATACGTCAGAACTTGTTTGCCATTGAAGGATTGTTTCAAAATATCAATGACTGTTAGTTTGACACCAGTGTCGTAAGGTTCAGACCTTTTGGTGGAGGTTGATGGTAAGGGTTCAAGCAAACTTGAGTCGTTAGTGTAGTCATCGTCATCCGGTTGTGATGGCCATGGCTCTGAGGGATATGAAGAATCCATTGTTTCTGTGTCCTCCATGATAATCTCTGTCTTTGGTGGCATCGAATTGAAGATCTCAATTGAATCGTTTACAATTGATTCTGGCTcatttgtcgttgttgttgttgttagtttgGGCAAAATTAATTTGGGAATAGCTCTGGGTTTTCTTTCAACTTGAGTCTCAACAGCAGCTTCCAGAGGATCTTTTGGCTTCACTACGGCCGTCTAGCAAGGATTTTCAATTATGGAAAtttcattttgcatttttattaactTACCTGTTTCTCTTGCCATTCCTTCAAATAGTGTTCGAATATTATTCTGGGACCAAACAAATTTTTCGGTATAAGTTGATCCAAATGTTGGCTACCCATAAACTTTAAAGACGTTACATTCACTTGGCAGTCTACAAATTTTGATGATTCCATTAAAtgaattgtttttttaatttatttcaaaatcttACCCGCAAAAATCTGATAAAATATTTCCCCTTGTAGCTCCTTTAAGAGTTGCAGAAGTTGATTGTTGGAATCCATgttctacaaaaaaattaagaagaat includes:
- the LOC106085716 gene encoding uncharacterized protein LOC106085716 isoform X3, whose amino-acid sequence is MKSTRLVYKNMDSNNQLLQLLKELQGEIFYQIFADCQVNVTSLKFMGSQHLDQLIPKNLFGPRIIFEHYLKEWQEKQTAVVKPKDPLEAAVETQVERKPRAIPKLILPKLTTTTTTNEPESIVNDSIEIFNSMPPKTEIIMEDTETMDSSYPSEPWPSQPDDDDYTNDSSLLEPLPSTSTKRSEPYDTGVKLTVIDILKQSFNGKQVLTYYEKNSILTPKMRVLLATSLVEYLVEKKIIPKRENIEAMAENIVKCFKTEDKDIYYVPPERGKKPGGILYLKYYNYAKKLKKVGCYDMMEYAKPSIKFSLDEEANSEEPNPILFTPLCKSVFDLKLPVAKILSKSYDGRQLLNHYEKHDNLTQKHSYMVSACIINYMFENEIRAKPEDFEVIADNIIQLFPNESKETYYSKERGKKPGGILFRKYHNTISQLKRKGLEVIAMTQCKKQRLSAPAINETDQQAEDRLWLQQYLKPMDEIMQKWKSTHVIRLAFIEQNNLSKILEEWPLYRQTFGHKLIEMDFSMESPETANNLHTRWEHFSNVLMCLLKDVVDHEIVEMLKDFYGTQHDQEVNNCIIFYAIHYIIKPTARIITHDPVTKERKNNKVSMQESRNSFMILCQTQKDLQSAIAKMKSDSDSNNEAFPPIIGCVGDSIFHITEYYVFYDEVCYEFNDILSCVDAAFKVFHILKIDYPKQCKSVWYFIQDYFFDIKLPNCEKTSSLTGLFHNLKVISV
- the LOC106085716 gene encoding uncharacterized protein LOC106085716 isoform X2 produces the protein MGKLKKKESEDIKEKENMDSNNQLLQLLKELQGEIFYQIFADCQVNVTSLKFMGSQHLDQLIPKNLFGPRIIFEHYLKEWQEKQTAVVKPKDPLEAAVETQVERKPRAIPKLILPKLTTTTTTNEPESIVNDSIEIFNSMPPKTEIIMEDTETMDSSYPSEPWPSQPDDDDYTNDSSLLEPLPSTSTKRSEPYDTGVKLTVIDILKQSFNGKQVLTYYEKNSILTPKMRVLLATSLVEYLVEKKIIPKRENIEAMAENIVKCFKTEDKDIYYVPPERGKKPGGILYLKYYNYAKKLKKVGCYDMMEYAKPSIKFSLDEEANSEEPNPILFTPLCKSVFDLKLPVAKILSKSYDGRQLLNHYEKHDNLTQKHSYMVSACIINYMFENEIRAKPEDFEVIADNIIQLFPNESKETYYSKERGKKPGGILFRKYHNTISQLKRKGLEVIAMTQCKKQRLSAPAINETDQQAEDRLWLQQYLKPMDEIMQKWKSTHVIRLAFIEQNNLSKILEEWPLYRQTFGHKLIEMDFSMESPETANNLHTRWEHFSNVLMCLLKDVVDHEIVEMLKDFYGTQHDQEVNNCIIFYAIHYIIKPTARIITHDPVTKERKNNKVSMQESRNSFMILCQTQKDLQSAIAKMKSDSDSNNEAFPPIIGCVGDSIFHITEYYVFYDEVCYEFNDILSCVDAAFKVFHILKIDYPKQCKSVWYFIQDYFFDIKLPNCEKTSSLTGLFHNLKVISV
- the LOC106085716 gene encoding uncharacterized protein LOC106085716 isoform X4, which encodes MDSNNQLLQLLKELQGEIFYQIFADCQVNVTSLKFMGSQHLDQLIPKNLFGPRIIFEHYLKEWQEKQTAVVKPKDPLEAAVETQVERKPRAIPKLILPKLTTTTTTNEPESIVNDSIEIFNSMPPKTEIIMEDTETMDSSYPSEPWPSQPDDDDYTNDSSLLEPLPSTSTKRSEPYDTGVKLTVIDILKQSFNGKQVLTYYEKNSILTPKMRVLLATSLVEYLVEKKIIPKRENIEAMAENIVKCFKTEDKDIYYVPPERGKKPGGILYLKYYNYAKKLKKVGCYDMMEYAKPSIKFSLDEEANSEEPNPILFTPLCKSVFDLKLPVAKILSKSYDGRQLLNHYEKHDNLTQKHSYMVSACIINYMFENEIRAKPEDFEVIADNIIQLFPNESKETYYSKERGKKPGGILFRKYHNTISQLKRKGLEVIAMTQCKKQRLSAPAINETDQQAEDRLWLQQYLKPMDEIMQKWKSTHVIRLAFIEQNNLSKILEEWPLYRQTFGHKLIEMDFSMESPETANNLHTRWEHFSNVLMCLLKDVVDHEIVEMLKDFYGTQHDQEVNNCIIFYAIHYIIKPTARIITHDPVTKERKNNKVSMQESRNSFMILCQTQKDLQSAIAKMKSDSDSNNEAFPPIIGCVGDSIFHITEYYVFYDEVCYEFNDILSCVDAAFKVFHILKIDYPKQCKSVWYFIQDYFFDIKLPNCEKTSSLTGLFHNLKVISV
- the LOC106085716 gene encoding uncharacterized protein LOC106085716 isoform X1; the encoded protein is MILAMTTTTPAAQHVWKTLVAENMDSNNQLLQLLKELQGEIFYQIFADCQVNVTSLKFMGSQHLDQLIPKNLFGPRIIFEHYLKEWQEKQTAVVKPKDPLEAAVETQVERKPRAIPKLILPKLTTTTTTNEPESIVNDSIEIFNSMPPKTEIIMEDTETMDSSYPSEPWPSQPDDDDYTNDSSLLEPLPSTSTKRSEPYDTGVKLTVIDILKQSFNGKQVLTYYEKNSILTPKMRVLLATSLVEYLVEKKIIPKRENIEAMAENIVKCFKTEDKDIYYVPPERGKKPGGILYLKYYNYAKKLKKVGCYDMMEYAKPSIKFSLDEEANSEEPNPILFTPLCKSVFDLKLPVAKILSKSYDGRQLLNHYEKHDNLTQKHSYMVSACIINYMFENEIRAKPEDFEVIADNIIQLFPNESKETYYSKERGKKPGGILFRKYHNTISQLKRKGLEVIAMTQCKKQRLSAPAINETDQQAEDRLWLQQYLKPMDEIMQKWKSTHVIRLAFIEQNNLSKILEEWPLYRQTFGHKLIEMDFSMESPETANNLHTRWEHFSNVLMCLLKDVVDHEIVEMLKDFYGTQHDQEVNNCIIFYAIHYIIKPTARIITHDPVTKERKNNKVSMQESRNSFMILCQTQKDLQSAIAKMKSDSDSNNEAFPPIIGCVGDSIFHITEYYVFYDEVCYEFNDILSCVDAAFKVFHILKIDYPKQCKSVWYFIQDYFFDIKLPNCEKTSSLTGLFHNLKVISV